The following nucleotide sequence is from Pseudonocardia abyssalis.
GCCGGCGACACCACCCGTGCCCGGCGCGCCGCCGAGCGGGCACGCGCCGTCGACGTCGACGTCGCGTTCGACCAGCCGCTGACCGACCTGATGCGCATCGCCCACGCCGAGGACAACCGGGCCGAGCTCGAGCTGCACGCAGCCCTGTTGCTGGACGCGAGGGGGTTCGAGGTCCCGGAGGAGCTCGCGCCGGAGAGCTTCGCCGTGCTCAACGCGCTGTTGCCGGCTGGGCCACGCCGGGCCCGGCCGTGAACGTCGTGCTCGTCGGAGCCTGCACGGCGGCGCTAGCCGGCCCCGCCGTCCTCACCCTGGCCCGGCGGGCCTCGTCTTTGAGCTATGCGCCCGGTCCGTGGGACGTAGCCGCGGCGACCGCCGTCGCCGGTCTGACCGCCACCCTGGTGCTGGCCCGCCAGCCCGCGGAGCTCGCGATGCTGCTGCCGGTTGTCGTGCTCGGTGGAGCAGCCGCTGTAGTCGACGCCCGGGAGGGACGGCTGCCCGACGCGCTGACGGGTCCTCTTCTTCTCGGGTCCCTGGTGGCAGTTCTTGCCGCAGGCCGCAGCCTGGTCGGGGTCGCGGCCTCCGTCGCGATCCTCCTCGTCCTCAAGATGACCGCCGCGGCAGCCGTGGGCTGGGGGGACGTCAAGCTGCTACCCAGTCTGGTGGCGGTCCTGACCGTGCAGGGTGCCGTCCTGACCGGGATCGTCCTGATGGCGTTGCTCGTGGCACTGTCGGCCCTGCTCATCAGGTTATCCCCCGGGCGTCGGTCCGCCGTGGTTCCGTACGGGCCGGCGCTGGTCGTGGGCACGCTGGTGGCTGCTGTCGGCCTGTGACCGGGCGGCACGATCCGACCGCTCGCCGGAGGGACGCGCCGGAGCCGTCTGCGACCCAACGAGGTCCACGTCGGCGAAGCGGCCCTGGATGGCGGCGTCGGTCCGGCGGTCGGTGCCACGCAGTTCTGCCGCGACGGCCCGATCCGTGGCCCGCGACGGATCGAGGTGCTCGACGAACGCGGCCAGATCAACGCGCCCGGCCAACGTGGGGATGCGCGTCGGATGCGCGGTGACAGCCCAGGGCGAGAGCTCCCGAACCGGCTGAATCATGAAGTGAGCACGGAGCGCGTCAGCGATCTCGCGTGATTCGGTCCGCGCGCCGACCGCGCCGAGGCCGGGAACGTGTCCGACCACAGCCCACCCCGGCTGCCCCGTCGCGGCGAGCGACACGACGTCCGCTGCCCGAGCACCGCCGGTGATCAACCCTGTCGCGGTGCGGTAGGTCGCGACGTCGAGCGGGGCCGGGAGCGCTCCGGACGACGGGACGTCGACGAACCCGTCCAGCGCCGCAGCCGCCCCGGCGAGGTCACGCACCGCCGTCATCCGCTCGACGCGACCGCCCCTACCGGGGGCGGAGCGGCGGTACCGGGCCAGTCGTTCCGCGATGTAGGTCGCGATGTGCGCGAGCTGGTAGGTCTCGTAGCTCGGCAACCCCAGGACCGGGTAGTCGGGACCGGACATCAGGCTTCCCTCCGCATCTGCTCGCTGACCCGGGTGATAGGACCGATTCGGGATGCCGCCGCGCCCGGCTCCCTGCCGGACGTCCGGCGAACTGCCCGTGGCGCGACGAACAGGCGCGAGGCCTCGTCGGACGCCAGCTGCCGGACTGTCTGCCGATCAGCGCCGGGGAACGCTGCGACGGCCAACTCAGCGGCGCGGCGGAACGCGGCCGTGGTCGAGCTGTACGCGCCGAGATCCCGCACCGAGAACATGACCCGGCCGAGCACGAGCCTCAGGTGCGGATAGGCACCGACCGGGCGCTCCACCCGTCCCAGCATCGGAGGCAACCCGCCCGCCTCGATCAGCACCGCCGGCTCGGCCATCCCCGCCAGCGGAGCGACGAGCGCCGAGCTGATCTCCCTGGGCAGCAACCGGGCGTCTCGGGCCAGGTCCTTCCAGGCGAAGGCCAACGCGTTCGCCGTCGGACGGTCCTGCAGGTAGATGAGCGCCTTCCCGAGACGGACCGCCACCGACGCCTCCGGCGTACCGGCATGCTGCACGGTGACCGCGGTGTCCTGGACCCCGACGAGCGTGAGGACCACCCCGACCGACTGGCGTTGCCGCTCCTGCATCTGACCCGGGCCTCCTGCTGGGGGTGCGCGACCCGGTACGGGATCGCATCACCCCGCACCCTCACCGAGCGGGTGTCTCGGCCCGTGGTCGCCGGTCGACGCCGGCGTGGTCGAACAGACCCGGCTCGTGCGACTCGTCCCGTTGTCGAAGTGACCACGTACCGACCCACCGCCCCACCTGCGTCGCCGCTGCGTCGGCCGCGCGTGCCTGGTGCGGTCGACCGACCTCCCGCTGCCAGAGCGCGATCTCCCGCAGCAACGCTGCGACAGCCACCGCCAGCGCGACCGACGCCGCGGCCGGGTCACCGCTGACCCGTACCGTCCGGCGCTGCCGCAACAGCTGACGTGCCACCCGCCGCAGACCCACCCCCGAGACGCAGTCCCCGGCGCGGTGACCACGCGGCGATCGCGCCGCCCGGTCGAACTCCTCCGCTGCTGACGCCAGGGCCGGGGACCAGCCGCCGACTGCAGTGAGCACGTCCAACGCCGCGTGCGCGATCTCCCCTGGGTCCTCCCTGCCCCTCCCCCCGCGCGCCGCCCGCACAGCACCCCGGGCTCGGTCGACCCGGATCCGGGCGACGTCCACCGGCGCCCGCACCTCCCGCCCACCGCCCATCTGCCGCCAGGACGCCATCAGCCTGGGCAGCGACAGGTCCGGAGCTAGCTTGCTGCCGCTGTAGAGCACCTGATCCCCCGCCGCCGTCACATCTCCGCGCCGCCCAACCGTGAACCCGAGCGGATCGCCCGATGGCGCACGTCGCAGCGCCACCACGTAGCCCGCCGCCTCGAGCGCTCCGACGAACTCCTCGACACCCGTCGACGCCACCGCCGCCTTCCGCACCGCACGCGCCAGCTCGACCCGAGCCGGCTCCCGCCCCTGACGCAGCGCCTTCTCGGTCTCTCCCCGCCCGGGCGCCTTCGCCGCTGTGCCGTCGGCGGCCGCGGTGATCGTCAGGCCGAGTCGCTTCTCGATCCGGTTCGCGGTCGCCCGCAACCGCGGGTAGTCCCACGACGGCCAGAACCGCCGACAGTCGTCCTGGCGTACCAGCACCACCGCGATGTGGATGTGGTCATCGGCATGCCGAACCGCGGCCCATCTCGGCCCACCCGCGTCACCCCGAGCAGCGACCCCGGAGCCATCCAGGAGCTCCCGCGCGATCTCCGCCCACTCCCCGTCCGATAACACCCGGTCCCCGGCCGCCACCCGCGCCGAGCAGTGCCACACATACCCGCGCTTGCCCTCGATGCTCCGCGATGGCAGACCAGCAGCCAACGCCGGTGCGTTCAAGGCCCGGATCAGCGCAGCCGGGCCACTCTCCGGTTCCGGCTGCCAGACGGCTTCGCGCCCATCCCAGGTCGCGATGACCCGGGGGTCCACATGTTCCTGCGCCCGTCCCGGCCCCATTAGATAGGTGACCAGCCCGCCGACGTTCCAGCCGTGCACCACCCGAGTGATCACGGCTGCTCGTCTCGCCGGTTCAAAGCGACCGCGTCGATGGCGGCATCCAGCCGGATCAGGAGTCGGTGCGCGTCGGCAGCGTCGGAACCTGTGGCCCGCGAGGCGAACCCCACGACGTCCGCATGGAGCCGAAGCAAGTCGATAACACCGGTTCCCTCGCCGCGACCGTCGGCCACCCGTAGGGCCGCATCCCCGATCCAAGCTGCGAGCGCGGAGCCGGCCAGGCGTGCCGCATCGTCGAGCTTGCGACGCTCCGACTCCGAGAACCGAACGACCACCCGGCAGGCCCGCACCTCGTCGACGCGAGTTCGTCGACGTCCCGCACTCCGGCCCGTTCCGTCCACGGGGATAGGCGACCATCGCGACTGGATCGAAGCGTGGTCACGCCAGGCGCCGGGTCGTCTGCGACGACCACGCACTGCCCGCTTGCGCCGTCGGGAACGCCCCCGTTCCCGCCCTTCCGAGCCAGAAGGCTGCCATCGGCATATCTCGCTGCTGCGTTGGCCGCGGGTTCAGCCTGAATGAACTGTCGTCAGAACGAACCCGACGCCTTTGGTCGCTGATGATCGCCATGGCGTCCGGTTCGAGCAGGCTGCCCGGTCGGGGAACGGCGTCGGCGTCCGGGTCGCTGCCCGCAGGCGTCATCGATCGAGCGGGGGCGCCTCGACGGGGCGTTCGAGCAGGGCGCGGGCGATGTCGGCGTAGGTGATCGCGGTCGACGTGCTCAGGTTGAACACCGCGGCCAGACGCAGCGGGTCGGCGCGGGCGGCGAGGGCTTCGTGCAGGACGCGATCGGCGCGGATCTGCTCGAGCTGGACCCCGCGGAACAGCAGATGCCAGCTCAGGTGGTAGTAGTCGCTGACCGGTGCGGTGCCGGTCGCGGTGACCATGGAGATCAGGACGTGCCGTGCTGCAGATCACACGACTCGAGCTCGTCACCGTGCTCGTCGCAGAGGTCCGCCGTGCAGGCCAAGGCGGTGTCGAGGGACTCGATCACCGGGTCTCCTTCATCAGGCGCCGGCGCCCTCGGCCGGCTCCCCGTCGGTCGGCTGCTCGGCCCACCGGCCCCGACGGCGCAGCGAGGTGCGGCCGGAGCGGATGTGGGCCCGCATGACCGACTCCGCCCAGTCTCCGTCGCGGGCGGCGATGGCGTCGAGGATCTCGCGGTGCTGGGTCATGCTCCGCTCGATCATCTCGCGGGTGCGCTGGTGGTAGCCCTCCCGGGCGAGCGGGATCTCGATCAGGGCCGGCATCACGGCCAGGAGCTGGCGGTTCGCGGAGGCCACGTAGAGCGCTGTGTGGAACTCGGAGCTGAGCTCGCCGATGCGCGGGAAGTTCGACTCGTCGTCGATCTCGAGGAGCCGCTCCATCTCCGTGCAGAGTGCGGCCAGTGCCGCCAGGTCCGCGTGGCCGCCCTCGGCCACGCGGCGGACGGCGTAGCCCTCCAGCATCGCGCGCAGGTCGTGGATGTCGTCGAGGTCGCGCGTCGTCCACCCGAGGACGAGTGCTCCGCGGTTCGGCACGATCTCCACGAGGCCCTCGATGCCCAGCCTGCGCAGCGCCTCCCGCACCGGCGTGCGGCTGACGCCGGCGCGGTCGGCGATGTCCTCTTCCCGCAGCCAGCTGCCCGGCGCGTACTCGCCCGTGGCGATCGCGCCCTGGATGACCTGGTAGGCCACCTCCGCCGCCCGCGGCATGGAGTCCTCCTTGCGCCGTCCGACCCGGCGACATCATCGCGCATCGTCGCTCGCGGTCGGGAACCCACCGGCGCGGCCGAGCAGCGCAGGCGGGTCGATCCCGAGGAGGCCGCACACCCACGTCCCGGCCAGTGCAGCCGCCGCGAGGTCCACCCCGGTGCCGACGCCCATCCTCTCGAGGAGGTACACGAGGTCCTCGGTGGCGATGTTGCCGGTGGCGGCCGGTGCGAACGGGCAACCGCCGATCCCGCCGAGGCTCGCATCGAGGAGGCGGACGCCGGCCTGTACCGCGGCGACGGCGTTCGCGTACCCGGTGTTGCGCGTGTTGTGGAAATGGAAGCGCAGCGGTGTGCCCGGCGCGTTCGCGGCCGACTGCTCGGCGAGCTCGGCGACCTGCGTCGGCACACCCACCCCGACCGTGTCGGCCAGCGCGATCTCGGCCGGCCCCTCCCCCGCGACGCGCCGGACGACCTCGCCGACGCGAGCGGCGGCCACCTCGCCCTCGAACGGGCACCCGAAGGCCACCGCCACGGTCACGGTCGCCGGCATCCCCGCCGAGTGCGCGACCCCGGCGATCTCCCGCCACACCGCCACGCTCTCCTCCGACGTGACGCCCTGGTTGCGCCCGCCGAAGGTGTCGCTGGCGACCACGACGGCGTTCAGCTCGTCCACCCCGGCGGCGACGGCCCGCTCGGCACCGCGGCGGTTGAGCACGAGCCCGGCGTAGCGGACCCCGTCGACGCGTGGGACGCCGGCCATCACGGCCTCCGCGTCCGCCATCTGCGGGACCCTCCCGGGATGGACGAACGAGACAGCTTCGATGCGGCGCAGGCCTGCGGCGATCGACCGCTCGACCAGCTCGATCTTGGCAGCGGTGGTCAGCAGGGCGTCCTGGTTCTGCAGCCCGTCCCGCGGTCCCACCTCGATGATCTCCACGGCGGTGTCCGGTGCGCTCATCCGGACACCGCGGCGTGCCGGTCGTCCACCGGCGCCGCGGGCACCCCGAGATCGCCGAGGATCTGCGCGGTGACGAGTTCGGCAGTGCCGTCCGGGACGGCTCCACATCGGATCTCCCGCCCCGAGGCACCGCCCACGTACACGACCACGCCACTGCCGTCGGCGGCCACGGCGGCCAACGCCGCCTCCAGCCGATCTCGGCAGCCGCACAGCCGGGAGCCGAAGACGTCACCGAGCCGGCACTCTGCGTGGAGCTCGACGCGCACCGCGCGGCCGGCTCCGACCTCCCCGAGCACCAGCGCGATGTGCTCGCTGCCGTCGAGCGTGCAGGAGTAGCCGATCGCGCGGAACGTGCCCTGCAGCGTCGGCAGAAGTGACTCGGTCGCCCGCACGACGTGCCGCTCGCCCCATCGGCGGTGGGCGACGACGTCGCCCACCGTGACCAGCGCCAGCCCGTGGACCAACGCGAACGCCGCGAGCTCTCGGGCCCGCGCCATCGCGCCCGGCCGCCGCACGGAGACGATCTCGCACAGCGCCGCCGCGGGCTGCTGCCCGGCGAGCCGCACCAGGTCGACGGCCGCCTCGGCGGGCTCGGCGCGGCCGAGCACCCCTCCCTCCGCGGCACGCAGCGGCAACACGTGACCCGGCCGGACCAGGTCACCCGCCACGGCAGCCGGGTCGGCGAGCAGTTGCAGCGTGCGGGCGCGGTCGCGGGCGGAGATGCCCGTGGTGATCCCGGTGCGGGCATCGACCGTCACGGTGTGGGTGCGGCCCCGCTCCTGGCGGTCGGCCCCGTGCATGGGAGGTAGGCCGAGCCGCTCGCACGCTCCGCCCTGCAGCGCCACGCAGACGCACCCCGACGTGTGCCGCACCGTGAACGCGAGCAGCGCGGGCGTCGCCGCGGCGGCCGCGAAGACCAGCGTGCCCTCGCCGCGGTCGTCCACGAGCACGACCGGTCGGCCGGCCGCGAGGTCGACGAGCGCCGTGCCGATCCCGTGTCCTTCGACCATCACACGACCCCTCTGCTGCGCAGCCTGCCGAGCTCCTCGGCACCGATGCCGAGCAGGCGTCCGAACACCTCGTCGTTGTCCTCGCCCAGCTCCGGCCCCAGCCGCGACACCCGCCCCGGCGTGTCCGACAGCTTGGGGACGACGTTCTGCACGGGGAACTCGCCCAGCTGCCGATGCACGAGCCGCACGACCGCATCCCGCGCGGCCACGTGCTCGTCGGCCAGCACGTCCTCCGCCGTGTACGCAACCCCGGCCGGCACGCCGCCGTCGTGCAGGCGGCGCAGCAGGTCGTCGGTGGGCAGGCCGGCCGACCAGCCGGCGACGATCGCGTCGAGCTCGGCGGCGTGTTCACCGCGGGCGCCGTGGTCGGCGAAGCGCGGGTCGGTGGCCAGCTCCGGCCGGCCCATGGCCTCGCAGAGTCGCTCGAACACGGTGTCGCGGTTCGCCGCGATGAGCACGTCGGCGCCCTCGGCGCTCGGATAGACGTTGCTCGGCGCGATTCCGGGGAGGACGGCCCCGGTCCGCTCCCGGCGGATCCCGCCGACCTCCCACTCGGGCAGCAGGCACTCCATCATGGCGAGGACCGCCTCGTAGATCGCCGAGTCGACCACCTGGCCGCGTCCCGTCGTCTGCCGCGCGAACAGCGCCATGACCGCGCCGAGCGCGGCGAACGTGCCGGCCAGCGAGTCGCCGATGGAGATGCCCGCCCGGCTCGGCGGCCGGTCCGGCTCTCCGGTGACGTAGCGCAGCCCGCCCATCGCCTCGCCGACGGAACCGAAGCCCGCGCGGTGGGCGTAGGGCCCGGACTGCCCGTAGCCCGTGACGCGCACGAGCACCAGCCTCGGGTTGATCCGCTGCAGCTCGTCGAAGCCGAGGCCCCAGCGCTCCAGCGTGCCCGGCCGGAAGTTCTCCACGAGCACGTCGGAGCGCGCCACGAGCTCGCGCACGAGAGCCTGGCCGTCGGCGTCGCGCAGGTTGCAGGTGACCGACCGCTTGTTGCGCGCGATCACCGGCCACCACAGCGACCGACCACGGTCGTCGGTGCGCCACTGCCGCATCGGGTCCCCGCGCAC
It contains:
- a CDS encoding GntR family transcriptional regulator encodes the protein MPRAAEVAYQVIQGAIATGEYAPGSWLREEDIADRAGVSRTPVREALRRLGIEGLVEIVPNRGALVLGWTTRDLDDIHDLRAMLEGYAVRRVAEGGHADLAALAALCTEMERLLEIDDESNFPRIGELSSEFHTALYVASANRQLLAVMPALIEIPLAREGYHQRTREMIERSMTQHREILDAIAARDGDWAESVMRAHIRSGRTSLRRRGRWAEQPTDGEPAEGAGA
- a CDS encoding 3,4-dihydroxy-2-butanone-4-phosphate synthase, which encodes MVEGHGIGTALVDLAAGRPVVLVDDRGEGTLVFAAAAATPALLAFTVRHTSGCVCVALQGGACERLGLPPMHGADRQERGRTHTVTVDARTGITTGISARDRARTLQLLADPAAVAGDLVRPGHVLPLRAAEGGVLGRAEPAEAAVDLVRLAGQQPAAALCEIVSVRRPGAMARARELAAFALVHGLALVTVGDVVAHRRWGERHVVRATESLLPTLQGTFRAIGYSCTLDGSEHIALVLGEVGAGRAVRVELHAECRLGDVFGSRLCGCRDRLEAALAAVAADGSGVVVYVGGASGREIRCGAVPDGTAELVTAQILGDLGVPAAPVDDRHAAVSG
- a CDS encoding relaxase/mobilization nuclease domain-containing protein, with the protein product MITRVVHGWNVGGLVTYLMGPGRAQEHVDPRVIATWDGREAVWQPEPESGPAALIRALNAPALAAGLPSRSIEGKRGYVWHCSARVAAGDRVLSDGEWAEIARELLDGSGVAARGDAGGPRWAAVRHADDHIHIAVVLVRQDDCRRFWPSWDYPRLRATANRIEKRLGLTITAAADGTAAKAPGRGETEKALRQGREPARVELARAVRKAAVASTGVEEFVGALEAAGYVVALRRAPSGDPLGFTVGRRGDVTAAGDQVLYSGSKLAPDLSLPRLMASWRQMGGGREVRAPVDVARIRVDRARGAVRAARGGRGREDPGEIAHAALDVLTAVGGWSPALASAAEEFDRAARSPRGHRAGDCVSGVGLRRVARQLLRQRRTVRVSGDPAAASVALAVAVAALLREIALWQREVGRPHQARAADAAATQVGRWVGTWSLRQRDESHEPGLFDHAGVDRRPRAETPAR
- a CDS encoding prepilin peptidase, yielding MNVVLVGACTAALAGPAVLTLARRASSLSYAPGPWDVAAATAVAGLTATLVLARQPAELAMLLPVVVLGGAAAVVDAREGRLPDALTGPLLLGSLVAVLAAGRSLVGVAASVAILLVLKMTAAAAVGWGDVKLLPSLVAVLTVQGAVLTGIVLMALLVALSALLIRLSPGRRSAVVPYGPALVVGTLVAAVGL
- a CDS encoding hydroxymethylglutaryl-CoA lyase, whose protein sequence is MSAPDTAVEIIEVGPRDGLQNQDALLTTAAKIELVERSIAAGLRRIEAVSFVHPGRVPQMADAEAVMAGVPRVDGVRYAGLVLNRRGAERAVAAGVDELNAVVVASDTFGGRNQGVTSEESVAVWREIAGVAHSAGMPATVTVAVAFGCPFEGEVAAARVGEVVRRVAGEGPAEIALADTVGVGVPTQVAELAEQSAANAPGTPLRFHFHNTRNTGYANAVAAVQAGVRLLDASLGGIGGCPFAPAATGNIATEDLVYLLERMGVGTGVDLAAAALAGTWVCGLLGIDPPALLGRAGGFPTASDDAR
- a CDS encoding CaiB/BaiF CoA transferase family protein, with amino-acid sequence MRGPLDGVRVLEAGTLIAGPFCGQLLGDFGAEVIKIEDPVRGDPMRQWRTDDRGRSLWWPVIARNKRSVTCNLRDADGQALVRELVARSDVLVENFRPGTLERWGLGFDELQRINPRLVLVRVTGYGQSGPYAHRAGFGSVGEAMGGLRYVTGEPDRPPSRAGISIGDSLAGTFAALGAVMALFARQTTGRGQVVDSAIYEAVLAMMECLLPEWEVGGIRRERTGAVLPGIAPSNVYPSAEGADVLIAANRDTVFERLCEAMGRPELATDPRFADHGARGEHAAELDAIVAGWSAGLPTDDLLRRLHDGGVPAGVAYTAEDVLADEHVAARDAVVRLVHRQLGEFPVQNVVPKLSDTPGRVSRLGPELGEDNDEVFGRLLGIGAEELGRLRSRGVV